Proteins encoded in a region of the Pocillopora verrucosa isolate sample1 chromosome 11, ASM3666991v2, whole genome shotgun sequence genome:
- the LOC131771714 gene encoding beta-1,3-galactosyltransferase 5-like: MIRIHGKRVLTVLAFVMAICVSFQLGLIWSTRYSFSDVVREQPDVENHAQPTQLREPKMNHTTTSTSQTHYKSFLITRRSCMQHYDLLIIISSAPGNFERRNNIRKTWAFERSAKPRWTSVFLVAQTWNETVSNVLLDEDEALKDLVQASYYDHYWNQTRKIQMGFEWAVTYCNFSFLLKLDDDVFVHVPRVLSFLSAPTTPKNKFYAGNHYTNPVPLRKGKWKVTYEEYSGTRYPDFCPGFGYILSHDAVRAFVDTFSSLPFFRLDDVYVGMLASKNEINITNNVGFELWHPPQYVCVPTKNTLVRHDVGEECQMKMFNLAIFPQ, from the coding sequence ATGATCAGAATTCATGGAAAAAGAGTTTTGACCGTTTTAGCTTTTGTGATGGCAATTTGTGTATCTTTCCAGCTAGGTCTTATATGGAGTACCCGTTACTCCTTTTCTGACGTTGTTCGTGAACAACCAGATGTCGAAAACCACGCGCAGCCCACACAATTACGAGAACCGAAAATGAATCACACGACAACCTCTACTTCACAAACTCATTACAAATCATTTCTTATAACCAGGAGATCTTGTATGCAACATTACGATCTTCTTATCATTATCTCCTCCGCTCCAGGTAATTTCGAAAGAAGGAATAACATTCGTAAAACATGGGCATTTGAAAGATCCGCAAAACCAAGATGGACGTCAGTTTTTCTGGTCGCCCAGACATGGAATGAAACAGTTTCGAACGTGTTGCTTGACGAAGATGAAGCTCTTAAGGACCTCGTGCAAGCTAGCTATTATGACCACTACTGGAATCAAACCCGAAAGATACAAATGGGCTTCGAATGGGCAGTAACGTATTGCAatttctcgtttcttttgaaattggATGACGATGTGTTCGTGCACGTTCCAAGAGTTCTCTCCTTCTTAAGCGCACCCACCACGCCGAAAAATAAGTTTTACGCAGGCAATCACTACACAAATCCTGTTCCTTTGAGGAAAGGCAAATGGAAGGTAACTTATGAGGAATATAGCGGGACAAGATATCCAGACTTTTGCCCCGGTTTTGGATACATTTTATCTCACGATGCTGTACGTGCATTTGTTGACACTTTCTCTTCCTTGCCGTTCTTCAGACTGGACGATGTTTACGTTGGCATGCTGGCTAGTAAGAacgaaataaatattacaaacaaTGTGGGTTTTGAACTATGGCATCCACCCCAATATGTATGTGTTCCAACAAAGAATACTTTAGTCAGGCATGATGTAGGGGAAGAGTgccaaatgaaaatgtttaacttAGCCATTTTCCCTCAGTAG
- the LOC136284482 gene encoding uncharacterized protein F54H12.2-like → MSIVFGGSEAFSAHFKSGEVEHSALDLFTVPPTNITYNGYRIVEINPTSESITPIEFVLPGSREYIDFSRSYFRMDLILKKTDGGNLADVSQRWLAPNAFHTIMKQPSIYVNGTLTTGQLDTYAYKSYLETILNYGTEDEETILRPQGYYSALNYPPHDLMANQIDSGTPHADYTALSKERKKQSTDSWK, encoded by the coding sequence ATGAGCATCGTGTTCGGAGGCAGCGAGGCCTTCTCGGCCCACTTCAAATCGGGAGAGGTTGAACATAGTGCTTTAGACCTTTTTACAGTACCACCTACCAACATCACTTACAATGGATACCGTATCGTGGAAATCAACCCAACCAGTGAAAGTATTACCCCTATAGAATTCGTGTTACCAGGCAGCCGCGAATATATCGATTTTAGCCGAAGTTATTTTCGTATGGATTTGATTCTGAAAAAAACCGATGGAGGAAATCTGGCTGATGTGTCGCAACGTTGGTTGGCTCCAAACGCATTTCACACCATCATGAAACAACCTTCCATCTACGTAAATGGGACTCTGACCACCGGACAATTAGACACGTACGCTTACAAATCGTATCTGGAAACCATACTCAATTATGGAACAGAAGATGAGGAAACGATTCTCAGACCTCAAGGGTATTACTCAGCTCTAAATTATCCACCTCACGACCTGATGGCCAATCAAATCGACAGTGGTACACCTCATGCCGACTACACAGCGTTATCGAAAGAGCGAAAAAAGCAGTCAACGGACtcttggaaatga